One genomic window of Spirochaetia bacterium 38H-sp includes the following:
- a CDS encoding SLBB domain-containing protein: protein MKKATIIIILLLFVTASVFAISKEEVAQKIQHIKDYRPVPGDVYTLSVALGGLLNGNDIKNINIPLQQDYTMEVPFIGTVNTEGKTFYEIRRNIIDTIKQKFSIQYVDFRLTVPAVFDVGVYGAVKTPGRITAFSLMSLYEAVGAAGGPRDNASLRRIELTRDGETKTYDLLSFVAFGDEKQNPRLIPGDKIRVPIANSGVVVQGAVINPGTFELTEGDNLKTILSFAGGLAPGANSDNITIISLSQDGRYTSRAVSEKEATDTILQNGDQIIISSNTSGKGEVVIEGAFYGSQNIKPEPKKIPDTPIRFSLPYHEGLSVLEVLEVLGGPTPYADMDRAVIVRQDGTRQPVVHMDALWNTRDKSLDVQLNAGDYFVVPIKPLKVIVGGNVNNSDAFAFVAGYTVGDYIKLARGINPSTGSIDALFFVDELGNLTKVTLDTPVIEPGTMIYAGDNAWQTTTNVFNNVTTVTDFGTSLLDFASTIMDFIARF, encoded by the coding sequence ATGAAAAAAGCGACTATAATTATCATTCTGCTGCTTTTTGTAACAGCCTCTGTCTTTGCAATATCAAAAGAAGAAGTTGCACAGAAAATCCAGCATATCAAGGATTACAGGCCTGTTCCCGGGGATGTTTACACCCTATCCGTAGCTCTGGGCGGGCTGTTAAACGGCAATGACATAAAGAACATCAATATCCCTCTGCAGCAAGATTATACCATGGAAGTTCCCTTTATAGGAACCGTAAACACAGAGGGAAAGACCTTCTATGAAATAAGAAGAAACATTATAGATACCATAAAGCAAAAGTTTTCCATCCAATATGTAGACTTTCGTCTTACGGTTCCTGCGGTATTTGATGTTGGAGTTTACGGTGCTGTTAAGACACCAGGAAGAATCACGGCTTTTTCTCTCATGAGCCTGTACGAGGCAGTAGGTGCTGCGGGAGGCCCTAGAGACAACGCATCTTTAAGACGCATAGAACTTACCAGAGACGGAGAAACAAAGACATACGACCTACTTTCTTTTGTAGCCTTTGGCGACGAGAAGCAAAATCCTCGTCTTATCCCCGGAGATAAGATAAGAGTACCTATTGCTAACTCAGGAGTTGTAGTGCAGGGTGCTGTTATCAATCCAGGGACCTTTGAGCTTACAGAAGGTGACAACCTCAAGACCATACTTTCTTTTGCAGGGGGTCTTGCTCCGGGCGCTAACAGCGACAACATCACCATAATAAGCCTTTCTCAGGACGGAAGATATACATCAAGGGCGGTATCAGAAAAAGAAGCAACAGACACTATTCTACAAAATGGAGACCAGATTATAATAAGCTCCAACACATCCGGTAAAGGAGAGGTAGTCATAGAAGGTGCTTTTTATGGCAGCCAAAACATAAAGCCAGAGCCCAAAAAAATTCCCGATACACCAATACGTTTTAGCCTGCCCTATCATGAGGGGCTTAGTGTATTAGAAGTGCTAGAAGTGCTAGGAGGACCAACTCCGTATGCAGATATGGACCGTGCGGTTATTGTGCGTCAGGATGGCACAAGACAGCCTGTTGTGCATATGGATGCACTCTGGAATACTCGTGACAAATCTCTAGACGTACAGCTCAATGCGGGCGACTATTTTGTAGTACCTATAAAGCCGCTCAAAGTTATTGTGGGAGGAAATGTAAACAATTCCGATGCCTTTGCTTTTGTTGCAGGCTACACTGTGGGAGATTATATCAAACTTGCAAGAGGTATAAACCCCAGCACGGGCTCAATCGATGCCCTGTTTTTTGTGGATGAGCTTGGAAACTTGACAAAGGTTACTTTGGATACTCCTGTTATCGAGCCTGGAACAATGATATATGCAGGAGACAATGCATGGCAGACTACTACAAATGTTTTTAACAATGTTACTACTGTTACCGATTTTGGCACTTCTTTGCTCGATTTTGCATCTACTATTATGGATTTTATTGCAAGATTCTAG